The following nucleotide sequence is from Acidobacteriota bacterium.
GCTGTAGCGGTGTTGGTTCTGGGATTAGCAGCATGGGCGGCGAACCACCCCACAGCGCAGACCTCGACGTTGGCACAAGCGGAGCGGTTGGTAGACTGGGGGCGGCTGAAACAGGCACGATCTCTCTTGCAGACGGCCACCAACGATGCCGGCAATCAGAGTAACGCGCCTCTGCTCGCCTATCTGGGCCACATTGAGGCGCGGTTCGGGAATTTGCAAGCGGCACGTGCGCTGACGGATAAAGCGCTGAAGCTCGACCAGGCCTGCGCCAGTTGCCATTTGTACCGCTTCGAGGCCCTCGCGCGTCATGCCGAAACACTCAGTCAGTTTCGCGCTCTGCTCAAATTGCACGCCATCAAGAAGCAATTGCAAAAAGCGGAGCAACTGGACCCCCATATGGGCGACGTTCAGTGGGGCTGGATCCGGTTTGATCTCGCGGTTCCGGCTTCTCTTGGCGGCGGCAGCGGAGACGCTCTCAAGCACGCCGCGGTGCTAAGCCGAATTGATCCCGTGGATGGCCACCTGGCGCGCGCTTCGATATTCACTTCCCAAGGCAAGTCGCAGGAAGCCCTCGCCGAATATCGTGCCGCCGCGCAGGAGTACCCGAATGATCCTCAAGCGTTGTTCGCACTGGGCAAGGCCCTGTACCAACAGGGAGACTACTCCGCCGCTGCCGGCTTGCTCGACCGGGCTTGGAAACTGGATCCCGCCTCGGCCTTTTATGGCGCCTATCACGCCGCCGATCTGGTGCGGCTGGGACAGTCGCAACAGGCCCAGGCGGTGCTCCAGACCGCGCAGCAGCAGCATCCCGACAGCCGGCTCGGCGATTTCCTCACGGCGCAGGCGCTGGCGGATACCGGCCAGAACTTCGCCTGGGCGAAGCAATTGCTCGCTCGCTACCTGGCAGTCCCGCCCGAACCCGAGCAGGCCACCGCGGCCGACGCACGCAAACTTCTGGCCAGCCTCAGCCAAAGCGGGAGCTAAGGCGGAATGCGGCGCTGGGCGCAAGCGCGATGGATCGCCGGCTTCGCAGCCTTCACGCTGATCGGCACGTTGAGCTTCTTCTATCACTACCTGGATGATCTGAAAAGCGGCGTCACCGGAACCGCTGGCGTGCGCGCGCTGGAAGAATTCACCGGCGCCTATACCGCCGCGCTGCTGTTCCTTGCCGTGGTCTGGATGGTGCGGCGCTGGCCCCTACGCGAGGGCCGCGCTGAGGATCCTGGGGCCCCCGGCCCGGCCGAGCGTCAAGCCGGGGTAAACGACACAGTGCGTCGTTTACGGGCGCAGCCACGCCAGGCCCCGCGCCCATCAACGATCCGCCACCGTTGGCGCAAATCGCTGGCGGTCTACTTCCTCGCGCTGCCGTTTTTCGGCGCGGTGTTCACCACCCTCATGCTGCAATCGCGCGACCTGTTGTCGCCGATTCTGGGAATGGGCCCCTACCAAAACGGCGAGCTTGGACTCCGCTACCTGATGGAGTTCGCCAACCAGATTTCGATCTACCTCACCATGGTGGGCGCCGTTTGCCTGTTCGATCTCTACCGTGAGAACCGCCGGCGCGAGCTGGTCTCCGCCGAGTTGCGCGAAAAGCTGGCGCAGGCCCAACTGGAGCAACTGCGCCTGCGCCTGCAACCGCACTTTCTCTTCAACACCCTCAACACCATCTCTGCCGCCATGTACGAAGATGTGGACCGCGCCGATGCCATGCTCACTCGTCTGAGCGCGCTGCTGCGGCATACGCTCGAGGCGCCAACCGAAGGCTCTGGTGAAGTCAGCCTCGCCCACGAGATTGAAACCTGCCGCCTCTACACCGAAATCATGCAAGCCCGCTTCGAGCATGGCTTAGCCGTTCGCTACGAGGTCGAACCGGCGGCGGAGGCCAGCAGCGTGCCGCAATTCCTCTTGCAACCTCTCGTGGAGAACGCCGTCCGTCACGGCGGCGGCCAAATCCTCGTTCGCGCCTCCATCGACCACGGCCGCCTCGCGCTGGAGGTATCCAACTCGGCCCGCGCCGCCGCCGCCGCCGCTGGCCATGGCCTGGGCCTTTCCAGCACCACCCAGCGGCTGCAGCAAACCTATGGCCCGGCTCATACTTTTCGCTTCGGCCCTGAGCCTGGCGGCGGCTTTGCCGTGCGCATGCTCCTGCCCCTGTCTGCATGAAGTCTCTACGCGTGCTGGTCGCCGAGGATGAAGCGCCCGCGCGGCGCAAGCTCGTCCGCATGCTCGCCGCCCTCGGCGGCGTCGATCTGGTCGGCGAAGCGCCTGACGGGCCTGCCGCCCTCCAGGCACTGGCTTCGCTCTGTCCCGATCTCGCGTTGCTGGACATCGATATGCCCGGTCTCAACGGCCTCGAGGTCGCCCGCGCTACGCCCAAG
It contains:
- a CDS encoding tetratricopeptide repeat protein → MRKGERTGWLRVAVAVLVLGLAAWAANHPTAQTSTLAQAERLVDWGRLKQARSLLQTATNDAGNQSNAPLLAYLGHIEARFGNLQAARALTDKALKLDQACASCHLYRFEALARHAETLSQFRALLKLHAIKKQLQKAEQLDPHMGDVQWGWIRFDLAVPASLGGGSGDALKHAAVLSRIDPVDGHLARASIFTSQGKSQEALAEYRAAAQEYPNDPQALFALGKALYQQGDYSAAAGLLDRAWKLDPASAFYGAYHAADLVRLGQSQQAQAVLQTAQQQHPDSRLGDFLTAQALADTGQNFAWAKQLLARYLAVPPEPEQATAADARKLLASLSQSGS